From Nitrobacter sp. NHB1, a single genomic window includes:
- a CDS encoding histidine phosphatase family protein, with protein sequence MHTIYYIRHGKTEWNAVGRFQGLQDIPLNDLGRTEAVKAGDILRELFAREGRDPFGLGFVTSPLSRARKTMELMRGVLSLPPHDYSVDDRLREVGYGHWEGLTLTQMQAAHPDVFAAREVDKWSVAPPGGESYASATSRLGDWYRSLKSGTVAVAHSGTARALMVVLGLQTPQAAASLRIEQGAVYVFGKDGLAKHS encoded by the coding sequence ATGCACACCATCTACTACATCCGCCACGGCAAGACCGAATGGAACGCCGTTGGCCGCTTCCAGGGCTTGCAGGACATTCCGCTCAACGATCTCGGCCGTACCGAGGCGGTGAAGGCGGGCGATATTCTGCGCGAACTGTTTGCGCGCGAGGGCCGCGACCCCTTTGGATTGGGTTTCGTCACGAGCCCGCTGTCCCGCGCGCGCAAAACCATGGAATTGATGCGCGGCGTGCTGAGTCTGCCGCCGCATGACTATTCGGTCGACGACCGCCTGCGCGAAGTCGGCTACGGACACTGGGAAGGCCTGACCCTGACACAGATGCAGGCCGCCCATCCCGATGTCTTCGCGGCCCGCGAGGTCGACAAATGGAGCGTGGCGCCGCCGGGCGGCGAAAGCTACGCCTCGGCCACTTCGCGGTTGGGCGACTGGTATCGCTCGCTGAAGTCGGGCACCGTCGCCGTGGCGCATAGCGGCACGGCGCGGGCGCTGATGGTCGTGCTCGGCCTTCAGACGCCGCAAGCCGCCGCCAGCCTGCGGATAGAGCAGGGCGCGGTGTATGTGTTCGGCAAGGACGGTCTGGCGAAGCATAGCTGA
- the aroC gene encoding chorismate synthase produces MSHNTFGHLFRVTTFGESHGVAIGCVVDGCPPQLALTVEEIQRDLDRRRPGQSRFTTQRQEADQVKILSGVMETASGQVTTGAPIALLIENTDQRSKDYSDIKDKFRPGHADFTYEAKYGLRDYRGGGRSSARETATRVAAGAIARKIVPGVTVRGALVQMGPHRIDREKWDWDEIARNPFFCPDKDKAAFFESYLDGIRKSGSSIGAVIEVVAEGVPAGLGAPIYAKLDGDLAAALMSINAVKGVEIGAGFGAAELSGEDNADEMRSSSSNMGNNGPVFLSNHAGGILGGISTGQPVVARFAVKPTSSILSPRKTVDRNGADTDILTKGRHDPCVGIRAVPVGEAMVACVLADHFLRHRGQVGPR; encoded by the coding sequence ATGTCCCACAATACCTTCGGCCATCTGTTCCGGGTCACGACCTTTGGCGAGAGCCACGGGGTTGCGATCGGCTGCGTGGTCGACGGCTGCCCGCCGCAGCTGGCCCTGACGGTTGAAGAGATCCAGCGCGATCTCGATCGCCGTCGCCCCGGCCAGTCGCGCTTCACCACGCAGCGGCAGGAGGCCGATCAGGTTAAAATCCTGTCCGGCGTGATGGAAACCGCGAGCGGGCAGGTCACCACCGGCGCGCCGATCGCGCTGCTGATCGAGAACACCGACCAGCGCTCGAAGGATTACTCCGACATCAAGGACAAGTTTCGCCCCGGCCACGCCGACTTCACCTATGAAGCCAAATACGGCCTGCGCGACTATCGCGGCGGTGGCCGCTCCTCGGCGCGCGAGACCGCGACGCGCGTTGCTGCCGGCGCCATAGCGCGAAAGATCGTGCCTGGCGTGACCGTGCGCGGCGCGCTGGTGCAGATGGGGCCGCACAGAATCGACCGCGAGAAATGGGACTGGGACGAGATCGCGAGGAATCCGTTCTTCTGTCCCGACAAGGATAAGGCCGCGTTCTTCGAGAGCTATCTCGACGGCATCCGCAAGAGCGGTTCGTCGATCGGCGCCGTGATCGAGGTGGTGGCCGAAGGGGTGCCCGCGGGACTTGGCGCGCCGATCTATGCCAAGCTCGACGGCGACCTCGCTGCGGCGTTGATGAGCATCAACGCGGTCAAGGGCGTCGAGATCGGCGCCGGCTTCGGCGCTGCGGAATTGTCCGGCGAGGACAATGCCGACGAGATGCGCAGTTCTTCGTCCAATATGGGCAACAACGGCCCTGTGTTTCTGTCCAACCACGCCGGCGGCATTCTCGGCGGCATCTCGACCGGCCAGCCGGTCGTGGCGCGGTTCGCGGTGAAGCCGACCTCGTCGATCCTGTCGCCGCGCAAGACCGTCGATCGCAACGGCGCAGACACCGATATTCTCACCAAGGGTCGCCACGACCCTTGCGTCGGCATCCGCGCGGTGCCGGTGGGCGAGGCCATGGTCGCCTGCGTGCTGGCCGATCATTTCTTGCGTCATCGCGGGCAGGTCGGCCCGCGCTGA
- a CDS encoding TULIP family P47-like protein, with protein MRRGSASNPLGDGTSLSGNFAAWQLTTGADGENVNVLVPASSGTFIFGGKNYDLTGVTATAQYHLNVIPPNAPPTKPTKTGTKHNIVVSDQAPGPNVSPVSVVFIDVPAATSAKWPSGMSVEAVKRLLLAAMGIYLNANIKDFTQNIAFSSEACPWA; from the coding sequence ATTCGTCGCGGTTCGGCCAGTAACCCGCTTGGCGATGGCACTTCCCTTTCTGGCAATTTCGCTGCCTGGCAACTGACCACCGGTGCGGACGGAGAAAATGTCAATGTGCTGGTGCCTGCAAGCTCGGGCACGTTCATCTTCGGCGGCAAGAACTATGATCTGACCGGCGTGACCGCCACGGCACAGTATCATCTCAATGTGATCCCACCGAATGCACCTCCCACCAAGCCGACAAAAACCGGCACCAAGCACAATATCGTCGTCAGTGACCAGGCGCCCGGTCCCAACGTTTCCCCGGTCTCTGTCGTTTTTATCGATGTTCCGGCAGCGACTTCGGCCAAATGGCCGAGCGGAATGTCAGTAGAGGCGGTGAAGAGGCTTCTCCTCGCCGCCATGGGGATCTACCTCAATGCCAACATAAAGGACTTCACACAGAATATAGCGTTTTCGAGCGAAGCATGTCCTTGGGCTTGA
- a CDS encoding TULIP family P47-like protein — MPDIKRVSQQTGPGLPTPVNLLDPGKHLSPAQHALVFALLPQFLVSVAPQITFVLATVNFARPATDSWLAPVKADYAFMHKNDGSNYLGILAVTTDRDVSRLQRTIDDQIVSGSNNAGLFISESLFMENVIIPVLERAYPHAGKSNFYWTGREIKAHRSFGAGSVKKGAITYHPKINSFDLTLVGGTLDTSLSGDCDLKAGIHMSYNASSSNSSRFGQ; from the coding sequence GTGCCAGATATTAAGAGGGTCAGCCAGCAGACCGGCCCCGGCCTGCCGACACCGGTTAATCTGCTCGATCCGGGCAAGCATCTGAGCCCCGCGCAGCATGCGCTGGTGTTTGCCCTTCTGCCGCAGTTTCTGGTGAGCGTCGCCCCGCAAATCACTTTCGTTCTGGCGACGGTCAACTTTGCCAGGCCGGCAACGGATTCCTGGCTTGCGCCGGTCAAGGCCGACTACGCGTTCATGCACAAGAACGACGGCAGCAACTATCTGGGCATTCTGGCGGTGACCACCGACCGCGACGTGTCCAGGTTACAGCGAACCATCGATGACCAGATCGTCTCTGGATCGAACAATGCCGGACTGTTCATCTCCGAATCTTTATTCATGGAGAATGTCATCATTCCGGTTCTGGAGAGGGCCTATCCACACGCGGGAAAGTCGAATTTCTACTGGACCGGACGCGAGATCAAGGCACACCGATCGTTCGGAGCCGGGTCGGTCAAGAAGGGTGCCATCACCTACCATCCGAAGATCAACTCTTTCGACCTGACGCTTGTCGGTGGGACTCTCGATACATCGCTGTCCGGGGACTGCGATCTGAAAGCTGGAATCCACATGAGCTACAACGCCAGCTCCAGCAATTCGTCGCGGTTCGGCCAGTAA
- a CDS encoding acyl-CoA dehydrogenase — protein MTYRAPIGDMLLALNHGAGLKAAVEAGHYGDYDTGITAAVLEEAGRFASEVLAPLDRTGDQHGARLQDGRVTTAPGWADAYRRWTAAGWNAVSGPEDFGGQGLPLAINAACTEIWSASNIAFGLCPLLTLSAIEALAAHGSDALKTIYLEKMVSGEWTGTMQLTEPQAGSDVGSLRSRAERAPDGSYRIFGTKIFITYGDHDMTGNIVHFVLARLPDAPAGTRGISLFLISKFLVNADGSLGARNDIHASGIEHKLGIHASPTCTMTMGDDGGAVGYLIGEENRGMQCMFTMMNQARLGVGLEGVGVAERAYQRALAYARERKQGRAVGKSGDGMDAIIVHPDVKRMLMQMRALTAAARTISYATAVALDVAARATDPDVRAAAAARGALLTPVAKAFSTDIGNEVASLGIQVHGGMGFIEETGAAQHYRDARITSIYEGTNGIQSIDLVTRKLGGDGGAAVWALLDELSKTVKRVEASNDPAFGTTGAKLHDALRSLERASRWLLERLTSSPNDALAGATPYLQLFGSTLGGCKLAQEALAARDLGDEFGDCRRFVTLARFFAENIAVQAPALERTVIDGADAVNGADAVLLS, from the coding sequence ATGACCTATCGCGCACCGATCGGCGACATGCTCCTTGCTCTCAACCATGGCGCCGGGCTGAAGGCCGCGGTCGAGGCCGGCCACTACGGCGACTACGATACCGGGATCACGGCGGCGGTGCTGGAGGAAGCCGGCCGGTTCGCGAGCGAGGTGCTGGCGCCGCTCGACCGTACTGGCGACCAGCACGGCGCCAGGCTGCAGGACGGCCGCGTCACGACCGCGCCGGGCTGGGCCGATGCCTACAGGCGCTGGACGGCGGCGGGCTGGAACGCCGTCTCGGGGCCGGAGGATTTTGGCGGACAGGGATTGCCGCTCGCAATCAACGCCGCCTGCACAGAGATCTGGAGCGCGTCGAATATCGCGTTCGGTCTATGCCCGCTGCTGACGCTCAGCGCGATCGAGGCGCTCGCCGCCCATGGCAGCGACGCGCTGAAGACAATCTATCTCGAAAAGATGGTGTCCGGCGAATGGACCGGCACGATGCAACTGACCGAGCCGCAAGCGGGCTCGGATGTCGGCAGCTTACGCAGCCGGGCCGAACGCGCACCCGACGGCAGCTATCGCATCTTCGGCACCAAGATCTTCATCACCTATGGCGACCACGACATGACCGGCAACATCGTGCATTTCGTGCTCGCGCGCCTGCCCGATGCGCCGGCGGGCACCAGGGGAATTTCCCTGTTCCTGATTTCGAAATTTCTCGTCAACGCGGACGGCTCGCTCGGCGCGCGTAACGACATCCACGCCAGCGGCATCGAGCACAAGCTCGGCATCCACGCCTCGCCGACCTGCACCATGACCATGGGCGACGACGGTGGCGCCGTCGGCTACCTGATCGGCGAGGAAAATCGCGGCATGCAGTGCATGTTCACGATGATGAATCAGGCCCGGCTCGGTGTCGGACTCGAGGGCGTCGGTGTCGCCGAACGCGCCTACCAGCGGGCGCTGGCCTATGCGCGGGAGCGCAAGCAGGGCCGCGCGGTCGGCAAATCCGGCGACGGCATGGACGCCATCATCGTTCATCCCGACGTCAAGCGCATGCTGATGCAGATGCGCGCGCTCACCGCCGCCGCCCGCACCATCAGCTACGCCACGGCCGTCGCGCTCGATGTGGCGGCGCGCGCCACCGATCCTGACGTGCGCGCAGCCGCCGCCGCCCGCGGCGCGCTGCTGACGCCGGTCGCAAAGGCGTTCTCGACCGACATCGGCAACGAGGTCGCTTCTCTCGGTATTCAGGTTCACGGCGGCATGGGCTTTATCGAGGAGACCGGCGCGGCGCAGCATTATCGCGACGCGCGCATCACCTCGATCTATGAGGGCACCAACGGCATTCAGTCGATCGACCTTGTGACGCGGAAACTCGGCGGCGACGGCGGCGCGGCGGTGTGGGCGCTGCTCGACGAACTGTCGAAGACCGTCAAGCGTGTGGAAGCCTCGAACGACCCCGCGTTCGGCACCACGGGCGCGAAACTGCACGACGCGCTCAGGTCGCTCGAACGCGCCAGCAGATGGCTGCTGGAGCGGCTGACGTCGTCGCCGAACGATGCGCTGGCCGGCGCGACCCCGTATCTGCAGCTGTTCGGATCGACGCTCGGCGGATGCAAACTCGCGCAAGAAGCGCTCGCGGCGCGCGATCTCGGCGACGAGTTCGGCGATTGTCGGCGTTTTGTCACGCTGGCACGCTTCTTCGCCGAAAACATCGCGGTGCAGGCACCAGCGCTGGAGCGCACCGTGATCGACGGCGCCGATGCCGTGAACGGCGCCGACGCGGTTTTGCTCTCTTGA
- a CDS encoding crotonase/enoyl-CoA hydratase family protein encodes MTGHLIVSDADAIRVITMRRLEKKNAITREMYRAMSDAIDSAQNDPAIRCIVIAGGAGVFTAGNDLDDFLNDGTSGGGAPRASDAVTFLYSLAHNTKPLVAAVDGIAIGIGTTMLFHCDHVLAGRTATFSTPFIHLGLVPEGASSLLAPRTMGHQRAFAMLVMGRTLSADEAREAGFVNTVVAPGHTEAEAGKVAREICTLPAEAVALSRKLLKPPPEELTRRIDQESHLFAERLRSEEAIAAFQAFFTRKKE; translated from the coding sequence ATGACCGGTCATCTCATCGTCAGTGACGCCGACGCCATCCGCGTCATCACCATGCGGCGCCTTGAGAAGAAGAACGCGATCACCCGGGAGATGTATCGCGCGATGAGCGACGCGATCGACAGCGCGCAAAACGATCCGGCGATCCGCTGCATCGTCATCGCCGGCGGCGCGGGCGTGTTCACGGCGGGCAACGACCTCGACGACTTCCTGAACGACGGCACGTCCGGCGGCGGCGCGCCCCGCGCCTCCGACGCCGTAACGTTCCTTTACTCGCTGGCGCACAATACCAAGCCGCTGGTCGCAGCGGTGGACGGCATCGCCATCGGCATCGGCACCACAATGCTGTTCCACTGCGACCACGTCCTCGCCGGCAGGACGGCGACGTTCTCGACGCCCTTCATTCATCTCGGTCTGGTGCCGGAAGGCGCGTCCAGTCTGCTGGCGCCGCGGACCATGGGGCATCAGCGCGCCTTCGCCATGCTGGTAATGGGCCGCACGCTCAGCGCGGACGAGGCCCGCGAGGCGGGTTTCGTCAATACCGTGGTCGCGCCGGGTCACACCGAGGCCGAGGCCGGAAAAGTCGCCCGCGAGATTTGCACGCTGCCGGCAGAAGCCGTCGCCCTTTCGCGCAAGCTTTTGAAACCGCCGCCGGAGGAGCTGACGCGCCGGATCGACCAGGAAAGTCACCTGTTCGCCGAGCGGCTGCGCTCGGAGGAAGCGATCGCCGCGTTCCAGGCCTTTTTCACGCGCAAGAAGGAATGA
- a CDS encoding histone deacetylase family protein, whose product MTTLVLTHRASLDHLTPPGHPERADRIRAIDEVLAEDRFKSLARGEAPEGSLDSVALCHNEHYIGELRHIAPSDGLVYLDSDTSMSPGTWEAVMRGVGGAIAATEAVIAGNASNAFVATRPPGHHAETGRAMGFCFFDQAAIAARHAQRKHGIGRVAVVDFDVHHGNGTQDIFWADRTVMYCSTHQMPLFPGSGAASERGDHDTIVNAPLAAGDGGAKFRAAFEDLILPRLRKFAPELLIISAGFDAHSRDPLASLVLGASDFGWVTRKLMDVANASAGGRIVSVLEGGYDLQGLQASVAAHVTALMGA is encoded by the coding sequence ATGACAACTCTCGTTCTCACGCATCGCGCCAGTCTCGATCATCTGACGCCGCCCGGCCACCCGGAGCGGGCGGACCGGATTCGCGCCATCGATGAGGTGCTGGCCGAGGATCGTTTCAAAAGTCTGGCGCGCGGCGAGGCGCCGGAAGGATCGCTGGATTCGGTCGCACTCTGTCACAACGAGCACTATATCGGCGAACTCCGGCATATCGCGCCGTCGGACGGTCTGGTCTATCTCGACAGCGACACCTCGATGTCGCCGGGGACATGGGAGGCGGTGATGCGCGGCGTCGGCGGCGCAATCGCGGCGACCGAGGCCGTCATCGCCGGCAACGCAAGCAACGCGTTCGTCGCCACGCGCCCGCCGGGACATCATGCCGAGACCGGCAGAGCGATGGGCTTCTGCTTTTTCGACCAGGCGGCGATCGCGGCGCGCCACGCCCAGCGCAAGCACGGGATCGGCCGCGTGGCCGTGGTCGACTTCGATGTGCATCACGGCAACGGCACGCAGGATATCTTCTGGGCCGACCGAACGGTAATGTACTGCTCGACGCATCAGATGCCGCTATTCCCCGGCAGCGGCGCCGCCAGCGAGCGCGGCGATCACGACACCATCGTCAACGCACCGCTGGCGGCGGGCGATGGCGGGGCCAAATTTCGTGCCGCGTTCGAGGACCTGATTCTGCCCCGGCTCAGGAAATTCGCCCCCGAACTCCTCATCATCTCCGCGGGCTTCGACGCCCACAGTCGCGATCCTCTGGCAAGTCTCGTTCTTGGCGCGAGCGATTTCGGATGGGTGACCCGCAAATTGATGGATGTTGCCAACGCCAGCGCGGGAGGCCGAATTGTCTCGGTGCTCGAGGGCGGCTATGATTTGCAGGGGTTGCAGGCGTCGGTGGCCGCGCATGTCACCGCATTGATGGGCGCGTGA
- a CDS encoding exodeoxyribonuclease VII small subunit, whose translation MAEDALADVKTLSFEHAIEELESIVKRLEDGKVPLEESVAIYERGEALKRRCEELLRQAEARVEKITTDASGQVTGTEPLDVQ comes from the coding sequence ATGGCCGAAGATGCCCTTGCCGACGTGAAGACACTTTCCTTCGAGCATGCCATCGAGGAGCTCGAATCCATCGTCAAGCGCCTGGAGGACGGCAAGGTCCCGCTTGAGGAATCGGTCGCGATCTATGAACGCGGCGAAGCGCTGAAGCGGCGGTGCGAGGAACTGTTGCGCCAGGCCGAAGCGCGGGTGGAGAAGATCACCACCGACGCTTCCGGCCAGGTTACGGGCACGGAACCGCTCGACGTGCAATAA